In one Chryseobacterium camelliae genomic region, the following are encoded:
- a CDS encoding GldM family protein, which yields MKKIIYYIIILIIFTGCISRKHISSSQDSNIKSVIENKQLNVLYRGIENYLTIHVPNSDSIQVSGTGVKKKNENNYSVTPSVGISMEITVTGFFKGKKSIDKREFRILHLDKPFTSIGNRIEQITLSKEKLADSRIKFFIPQLVINLPNVEKFQYQINNEKPAINYGEEFNESAKEKIFKMKSGDYMIIDELSFNTEFQNSCLKEVTKLTVYIK from the coding sequence TTGAAAAAAATTATTTACTATATAATTATCTTGATTATTTTTACTGGCTGCATATCAAGAAAGCATATATCTTCGTCACAAGATTCAAATATTAAATCTGTTATAGAAAATAAGCAACTTAATGTTTTATACAGAGGTATAGAAAATTATTTAACAATTCATGTTCCTAACTCTGACAGCATACAAGTAAGCGGAACAGGAGTTAAAAAAAAGAATGAAAATAATTATTCTGTTACTCCTTCTGTGGGCATTTCAATGGAAATTACAGTTACAGGTTTTTTTAAAGGTAAAAAATCAATTGATAAAAGAGAGTTTAGGATATTACATCTTGACAAACCCTTCACCAGCATTGGAAATAGAATTGAGCAAATCACGTTATCAAAAGAAAAACTTGCTGATTCTAGGATAAAGTTTTTCATACCTCAATTAGTTATAAATCTACCCAATGTAGAAAAATTTCAATATCAAATTAATAATGAAAAACCAGCTATTAATTATGGTGAAGAATTTAATGAATCAGCTAAAGAAAAGATTTTTAAAATGAAATCCGGTGACTATATGATTATTGACGAACTTAGTTTCAACACAGAATTTCAAAATTCTTGTTTAAAAGAAGTGACAAAATTAACAGTCTATATCAAATAA
- a CDS encoding DUF6909 family protein, producing MTNSRARETTEAIERLYISMRHLFYRGFFKPAGVSGESIRSLLKTINPEIYGTMSIPSKLELDGLMYVLDRLPEGIEECAFIHLTSDEGFDKGSFEPIVPKKRRRNCYRIDEHQMNIEVLLGRSEIYDILTHLTFLFIEADKIRNLAFIQDENWKPTRAFKIIEEVVKGEKKFSRKEKEVALIHLSSLIGRTFEETLNAYNTFGDDQNPDRLFKIIYHLGKVSLEDAKQTREREIHFSSILKERVGHHYFGEKWANKVKEVLFENNLHMRPLHIISANMHSVKNMLYANDALKKKDNKEVDYKLYGEISDKKELRDKVSKYALEEGMIYINDKSGSNIDVQIIDLSKTNLKNTPFHDIKFGGDDVIMVFDYAFGEQAYEVMDELLRPYEHNGEVYMMKVKSVSIMGKAGILEGGKGDIMIPTSHIFEGTADNYPFENTLKLADFQDDELKAFEGPMITVLGTSLQNRDILSYFMNTSWKAIGLEMEGAHYQKAIQVASKIRHHISPDLFVMYAYYASDNPLETGSTLSSGGLGLTGVKPTYLITLRILEKILQSGKKEVSAKK from the coding sequence ATGACAAATTCTAGAGCAAGAGAAACAACGGAAGCAATTGAAAGATTGTATATTTCTATGAGACACCTCTTTTACAGAGGTTTTTTTAAACCTGCCGGTGTTTCGGGGGAGAGCATCAGAAGTTTGTTGAAGACGATCAATCCGGAGATTTATGGAACCATGAGTATTCCGAGCAAATTGGAACTGGACGGATTGATGTATGTTTTAGACAGGCTTCCGGAGGGAATTGAAGAATGCGCTTTTATTCATCTTACATCAGATGAAGGGTTTGATAAAGGAAGTTTCGAACCGATTGTACCTAAAAAGAGAAGAAGAAACTGCTACAGAATCGATGAACACCAGATGAATATTGAAGTTCTTTTGGGACGTTCGGAGATCTATGATATTCTGACTCACCTTACCTTCTTATTTATAGAAGCCGATAAAATCAGGAATTTGGCTTTCATTCAGGATGAAAACTGGAAACCGACACGTGCTTTTAAAATTATTGAAGAAGTAGTAAAGGGCGAAAAGAAATTCAGCAGAAAAGAAAAAGAGGTAGCATTGATTCACCTGTCTTCTTTAATAGGAAGAACTTTTGAAGAGACATTAAATGCTTACAATACTTTTGGAGACGATCAGAATCCTGACCGTTTATTTAAGATTATCTACCACTTAGGAAAAGTAAGTCTGGAAGATGCAAAACAAACGAGAGAAAGAGAAATTCATTTCAGTTCGATCTTAAAGGAAAGAGTAGGGCATCACTATTTCGGTGAAAAATGGGCCAATAAAGTGAAGGAAGTTTTATTTGAAAATAATCTTCACATGCGTCCGTTGCATATTATTTCGGCAAACATGCATTCCGTGAAAAATATGCTGTATGCTAATGATGCTTTAAAGAAAAAGGATAACAAAGAAGTAGATTATAAACTGTACGGAGAGATTTCTGATAAAAAAGAGCTTCGTGATAAAGTTTCAAAATATGCTTTGGAGGAAGGAATGATCTATATTAATGATAAGAGCGGAAGTAATATTGATGTTCAGATCATTGATTTAAGCAAAACAAACCTTAAAAACACTCCGTTCCACGATATTAAGTTTGGCGGAGATGACGTAATCATGGTTTTTGATTACGCTTTCGGTGAACAGGCTTATGAAGTAATGGACGAATTGTTAAGACCTTACGAGCATAACGGAGAAGTATACATGATGAAAGTGAAATCTGTTTCGATTATGGGTAAAGCCGGGATTCTGGAAGGAGGAAAAGGAGATATCATGATCCCAACATCCCACATTTTTGAAGGGACGGCAGATAACTATCCTTTTGAGAATACGTTGAAGCTGGCAGATTTCCAGGATGATGAATTAAAAGCTTTCGAAGGACCAATGATTACCGTATTAGGAACTTCACTTCAAAACAGGGATATCCTTTCTTACTTTATGAACACTTCTTGGAAGGCAATCGGTCTTGAAATGGAAGGAGCGCATTACCAGAAAGCGATTCAGGTAGCATCTAAAATCAGACATCATATTTCCCCGGACTTATTCGTAATGTATGCATATTACGCTTCGGATAATCCTTTGGAAACGGGAAGTACACTTTCTTCAGGCGGTTTGGGACTAACAGGAGTAAAGCCAACCTATCTGATTACGTTAAGAATCTTAGAGAAGATCTTACAAAGCGGAAAGAAAGAAGTTTCTGCTAAAAAATAA
- a CDS encoding glutamine synthetase III codes for MSTLRFKALETLPFKDFRRDNSVEVPVKLSELFCQNVFSEETMREYLTKEAFQSIMDAVKKGTKIQRHIADQVAVAMKDWAMSKGVTHYTHWFQPLTGTTAEKHDSFFTPIEGGRAIERFSGNLLIQQEPDASSFPNGGIRNTFEARGYTAWDPTSPAFIMGTTLCIPSIFISYTGETLDYKAPLLRALNAVDEAATNVMQYFDKNVTKVTPTLGWEQEYFLVDSALYQSRPDLVLTGKTLLGHSPAKGQQLDDHYFGSIPTRVMNFMKELEIECMKLGIPVTTRHNEVAPNQFELAPMFEEVNVAVDHNSLLMDVMARIAHRHHFHILFHEKPFAGVNGSGKHNNWSLATDTGENLLSPGKNPKKNLQFLTFFVNTIKAVHEYADLLRASIASASNDHRLGANEAPPAIISVFIGSQLFRVLEELEKVTEGKLSPDEKTDLKLNVVGKIPEILLDNTDRNRTSPFAFTGNKFEIRAVGSAANCAESMTVMNTIAAKQLNDFKKEVDALIETGLKKDEAIFNVLREYIKQCKNIMFEGDGYSDDWAKEAKKRGLNNLKTTPEALKQEMDKKFLDLYEEIGVFTHREVEARNEIKLEKYSTVIDIEARVLSDIARNHIIPSALKYQNRLIENVKGLKEIFGDKEFKTLAKEQMSLIASISENVSTIKVGVEDLIKAREAAKATSNSQKQAEVYCNKVKPLFDVIREASDDLEMMVDDELWPMTKYREMLFTK; via the coding sequence ATGTCAACTTTAAGATTCAAAGCGTTAGAAACTTTACCATTTAAGGACTTTAGAAGAGATAACTCAGTTGAAGTTCCTGTGAAATTGTCAGAATTATTCTGCCAAAATGTTTTCTCAGAAGAAACAATGAGAGAATATTTAACGAAAGAAGCATTCCAGTCTATTATGGATGCGGTAAAAAAAGGGACTAAAATCCAGAGACACATTGCAGATCAGGTCGCTGTAGCAATGAAAGACTGGGCAATGAGCAAAGGAGTAACTCACTATACTCACTGGTTTCAGCCTTTGACGGGGACAACTGCAGAAAAGCACGATTCTTTCTTCACGCCTATCGAAGGTGGGAGAGCTATTGAAAGATTCAGCGGAAACTTATTGATTCAGCAGGAGCCGGATGCGTCTTCTTTCCCGAACGGAGGAATCAGAAACACTTTCGAAGCCAGAGGTTATACAGCTTGGGATCCTACTTCTCCGGCTTTCATCATGGGAACCACTTTATGTATTCCTTCGATCTTCATCTCTTATACCGGAGAAACTTTAGATTATAAAGCACCTCTTTTAAGAGCACTGAACGCTGTAGACGAAGCTGCAACCAATGTAATGCAGTATTTCGACAAAAACGTAACAAAAGTAACTCCTACTTTAGGTTGGGAGCAAGAATATTTCTTGGTAGATTCAGCATTATACCAATCTCGTCCGGATCTTGTATTAACAGGTAAAACATTGTTAGGACACTCTCCTGCAAAAGGACAACAGCTGGATGACCACTATTTCGGTTCAATTCCTACAAGAGTCATGAACTTCATGAAAGAATTGGAAATCGAATGTATGAAATTGGGTATTCCTGTAACCACAAGACACAACGAGGTAGCTCCAAACCAATTTGAGCTGGCTCCAATGTTTGAGGAAGTAAACGTTGCTGTAGACCACAACTCTTTGTTGATGGACGTAATGGCAAGAATTGCTCACAGACACCATTTCCACATTTTGTTCCACGAAAAACCATTCGCAGGAGTAAACGGAAGCGGAAAGCACAACAACTGGTCTTTAGCAACCGATACAGGCGAAAACTTATTGAGCCCGGGAAAAAACCCTAAGAAAAACTTACAGTTCTTAACGTTCTTCGTTAACACTATTAAAGCGGTTCACGAATATGCTGATCTTTTAAGAGCAAGTATCGCCTCCGCAAGTAACGACCACAGATTAGGCGCTAATGAAGCTCCACCGGCAATTATTTCCGTATTCATCGGAAGCCAGTTGTTCAGAGTTTTGGAAGAGCTTGAAAAAGTAACTGAAGGAAAACTTTCACCGGACGAAAAAACAGATTTAAAATTAAATGTAGTTGGAAAAATCCCTGAAATTTTGTTGGATAACACTGACAGAAACAGAACTTCTCCATTTGCATTTACAGGAAATAAATTCGAAATCAGAGCGGTAGGTTCAGCGGCTAACTGTGCAGAATCTATGACGGTAATGAATACCATCGCTGCAAAACAGTTGAATGATTTCAAAAAAGAGGTTGATGCTTTAATTGAAACAGGTCTTAAGAAAGATGAAGCCATCTTCAATGTATTGAGAGAATACATCAAGCAGTGTAAAAACATTATGTTTGAAGGAGACGGATATTCTGACGACTGGGCAAAAGAAGCTAAAAAAAGAGGGTTGAACAACCTGAAAACAACTCCGGAAGCTCTTAAGCAGGAAATGGATAAGAAATTCCTGGATCTTTACGAAGAAATCGGAGTTTTCACTCACAGAGAGGTTGAAGCAAGAAACGAAATCAAATTAGAGAAATATTCTACCGTAATCGATATTGAAGCAAGAGTGTTAAGTGACATCGCAAGAAACCACATTATTCCTTCTGCTTTAAAATATCAGAACAGGTTAATTGAAAACGTAAAGGGCCTTAAAGAAATCTTCGGAGATAAAGAGTTCAAAACGTTGGCAAAAGAGCAAATGAGCTTAATTGCAAGCATTTCTGAAAACGTTTCTACCATAAAAGTAGGTGTTGAAGACCTGATTAAAGCCAGAGAAGCCGCAAAAGCAACATCTAACAGCCAAAAGCAGGCGGAAGTATATTGTAACAAGGTAAAACCTCTATTCGATGTGATCAGAGAAGCTTCTGATGATCTTGAAATGATGGTTGATGATGAACTTTGGCCAATGACGAAATACAGAGAAATGTTATTTACAAAGTAA